A genomic window from Zootoca vivipara chromosome Z, rZooViv1.1, whole genome shotgun sequence includes:
- the EXOSC2 gene encoding LOW QUALITY PROTEIN: exosome complex component RRP4 (The sequence of the model RefSeq protein was modified relative to this genomic sequence to represent the inferred CDS: deleted 2 bases in 1 codon), whose product MAETAAAAPAAATSVEVRLPVPRPRLAQSFSAGREWDKDLVAPGDTITTDPGYMRGHGTYLGDEKLVASVAGVVDRVNKLVCVKALKTRYNGEVGDIVVGRITEVQQKRWKVETNSRLDSVLLLSSMNLPGGELRRRSAEDELAMRDYLQEGDLISAEVQAVFSDGAVSLHTRSLKYGKLGQGVLVQVSPSLVKRQKTHFHDLTCGASVILGNNGFIWIYPTPKQKNEEAGGFVTNLEPVPLPDREVISRLRNCVVALAAQKQMLYDTSILYCYEASLSHEIKDLLKPEVMEKIVLETRQRLLELEG is encoded by the exons GGGGCGG GAGTGGGACAAGGACCTGGTGGCCCCGGGGGACACCATCACCACCGACCCAGGATACATGAG AGGCCACGGGACATACCTGGGAGACGAGAAACTCGTTGCCTCTGTGGCTGGTGTTGTGGACAGGGTGAACAAGCTGGTCTGTGTGAAAGCTTTGAAAACAAG ATACAATGGCGAAGTTGGTGATATTGTGGTTGGACGAATCACAGAG GTTCAGCAGAAACGGTGGAAAGTCGAGACCAATTCCAGGCTGGATTCTGTCTTGCTCCTTTCATCCATGAATCTTCCAGGAGGGGAGCTG AGGCGGCGATCAGCAGAGGATGAACTGGCAATGCGAGATTACCTGCAGGAAGGGGACCTTATCAGT GCAGAAGTCCAAGCGGTGTTCTCTGATGGGGCCGTATCGCTGCACACACGGAGCCTGAAATACGGAAAG CTTGGCCAAGGTGTGCTCGTCCAGGTGTCCCCTTCCCTCGTGAAGCGGCAGAAGACCCACTTCCATGACTTGACTTGTGGGGCTTCCGTTATCCTTGGCAACAATGGGTTCATCTGGATCTATCCAACGCCCAAACAGAAGAATGAGGAGGCTGGGGGATTCGTCACTAACCTGGAG CCAGTGCCCTTGCCTGACCGTGAAGTGATTTCCCGACTCCGGAACTGCGTTGTGGCTCTGGCAGCGCAGAAACAGATGCTCTATGACACCAGCATCCTCTACTGCTACGAGGCATCCCTTTCTCATGAG ATCAAGGACCTTCTCAAGCCAGAGGTGATGGAGAAGATTGTGCTGGAGACGCGTCAGAGACTGCTGGAACTGGAGGGGTGA